Proteins found in one Ptychodera flava strain L36383 chromosome 3, AS_Pfla_20210202, whole genome shotgun sequence genomic segment:
- the LOC139128485 gene encoding zinc finger protein 239-like: protein MGRPFKCTECGKTFKRKYHLKIHLLIHAQKRPHSCNQCGMTFTQSSNLNTHLKIHSNIQPHSCTSCGRRFSRKGNLQRHRRMHTKEKPFKCKDCGNRFSDPGNLNKHSKVHSNERPYLCHQCGKAFKHISNLEVHLRTHSQEYLYSCENCGKKFKQSSNLKQHQRIHTNERPHKCRDCGRTFTHSGNLRKHMRIHSNEKLNAFSVSQKPLKEKNVLKTPLKVISSKRSYRYETRNGANNQRGKLKSSLPVYSKETKPSDKLKARDGRNQYKTC, encoded by the coding sequence ATGGGCAGACCTTTCAAGTGCACCGAGTGTGGCAAGACATTCAAGCGAAAGTATCACCTTAAGATTCATCTATTGATACACGCACAGAAACGACCACACTCATGCAATCAGTGCGGTATGACATTCACTCAATCCAGCAATCTAAACACCCATCTCAAGATTCATTCGAACATACAGCCACACTCCTGTACATCTTGCGGTAGACGATTTTCTCGCAAAGGCAACCTACAGCGTCATCGTCGGATGCacacaaaggaaaagccattcaAATGTAAAGACTGCGGTAATCGTTTCTCTGATCCGGGCAACTTGAACAAACACAGCAAAGTCCATTCAAACGAAAGGCCATACCTGTGCCACCAATGTGGTAAAGCCTTCAAGCATATAAGCAACCTAGAGGTCCATCTTCGAACGCACTCACAAGAATATCTATACTCCTGTGAGAACTGTGGTAAGAAATTCAAACAGAGTTCAAACCTAAAGCAGCATCAGAGGATCCATACAAATGAACGACCACATAAGTGCAGAGACTGTGGGAGAACATTCACTCACAGTGGTAACCTTCGCAAACATATGCGAATCCACTCAAATGAGAAACTTAACGCTTTCTCTGTTTCTCAGAAACCATTGAAGGAAAAGAACGTCCTTAAAACTCCACTGAAGGTCATCAGCAGTAAAAGAAGTTATCGGTACGAGACGCGCAATGGCGCCAATAACCAGAGGGGCAAGTTGAAATCGAGTTTACCTGTCTACTCGAAAGAAACCAAACCGTCGGACAAGTTGAAGGCAAGAGATGGACGTAATCAATATAAGACGTGTTAA